The following are encoded in a window of Pseudomonas multiresinivorans genomic DNA:
- the infA gene encoding translation initiation factor IF-1 — protein sequence MSKEDSFEMEGTVVDTLPNTMFRVELENGHVVTAHISGKMRKNYIRILTGDKVRVELTPYDLSKGRITYRAR from the coding sequence ATGTCGAAAGAAGACAGCTTCGAAATGGAAGGCACTGTCGTCGACACCCTGCCCAACACCATGTTCCGCGTGGAGTTGGAAAACGGGCACGTCGTTACCGCGCACATCTCCGGGAAGATGCGCAAGAATTACATCCGCATCCTGACCGGCGACAAAGTTCGCGTTGAACTGACGCCCTACGACCTCTCCAAGGGTCGCATCACCTACCGCGCTCGCTGA
- a CDS encoding arginyltransferase — MTELARLKFYATQPHPCSYLPEEQATTLFLDPSQPMDAQLYASLSEVGFRRSGEHLYRPHCQHCTACIPARIPAAGFQPSRQQKRIIKRNADLEVIRKRPAFTEEYYALYMRYIEQRHADGDMYPPSRDQFATFLVRDLPFSCFFEFRLHGRLLAVAVTDVLPNGLSAVYTFYDPDEERRSLGRFAILWQVGETERLGLHAVYLGYWIKNCRKMNYKTQYRPIELFVNQRWVALN, encoded by the coding sequence ATGACCGAGCTCGCCCGCCTGAAGTTTTACGCCACACAACCGCATCCATGCAGCTATCTGCCCGAAGAACAGGCGACCACCCTGTTCCTCGACCCCAGCCAGCCCATGGATGCGCAGTTGTACGCCTCGCTGTCAGAGGTTGGCTTCCGGCGCAGCGGCGAACACCTCTACCGGCCGCACTGCCAGCATTGCACCGCCTGCATCCCCGCGCGCATCCCCGCAGCCGGATTCCAGCCGAGCCGCCAGCAGAAGCGCATCATCAAGCGTAACGCCGATCTGGAAGTGATTCGCAAGCGCCCGGCCTTCACCGAAGAGTACTATGCGCTGTACATGCGCTACATCGAGCAGCGCCACGCCGATGGAGACATGTACCCACCCAGCCGCGACCAATTCGCCACCTTCCTGGTGCGCGACCTGCCGTTCAGCTGTTTCTTCGAGTTCCGCCTGCACGGCCGCCTGCTCGCCGTCGCCGTGACCGACGTGCTGCCCAACGGCCTTTCCGCCGTCTACACCTTCTACGACCCGGACGAAGAACGCCGCAGCCTGGGACGCTTCGCCATCCTCTGGCAGGTCGGCGAGACCGAGCGACTGGGCCTGCACGCCGTCTATCTCGGGTACTGGATAAAGAACTGCCGCAAGATGAACTACAAGACCCAGTACCGACCGATCGAACTTTTCGTGAATCAGCGCTGGGTCGCATTGAACTGA
- the aat gene encoding leucyl/phenylalanyl-tRNA--protein transferase has protein sequence MLKWLSRSNFDFPPLDKALREPNGLLAAGGDLNPQRLIQAYRHGCFPWFQDGQPILWWSPDPRTVLFPEELHVSRSLAKFIRQQQYQVTIDQAFERVIHGCAGPRDYADGTWITTPMQDAYCQLHRLGVAHSAEAWQGNDLVGGLYGLAIGRLFFGESMFSRADNASKVAFVTLVQRMKAAGFVLIDCQMPTQHLHSFGARAISRGEFASYLRRHLDETPSQDWTSQADLLSLS, from the coding sequence ATGCTCAAGTGGCTTTCCCGCAGCAATTTCGACTTTCCACCCCTCGACAAGGCCCTGCGCGAGCCCAACGGCCTGCTCGCGGCCGGCGGCGACCTCAACCCGCAGCGCCTGATCCAGGCCTACCGCCACGGTTGCTTCCCCTGGTTCCAGGACGGGCAACCCATCCTCTGGTGGTCGCCCGACCCACGCACCGTGCTATTCCCCGAAGAACTGCACGTCTCCCGCAGCCTCGCCAAGTTCATCCGCCAGCAGCAGTACCAGGTCACCATCGACCAGGCTTTCGAGCGGGTCATCCACGGCTGCGCCGGCCCGCGCGATTACGCGGACGGCACCTGGATCACCACACCGATGCAGGATGCCTATTGCCAGCTGCACCGACTGGGCGTCGCCCACTCGGCCGAAGCTTGGCAAGGCAATGACCTGGTCGGAGGCCTCTACGGCCTGGCCATCGGCCGCCTGTTCTTCGGCGAGTCCATGTTCAGCCGCGCCGACAATGCCTCCAAGGTGGCCTTCGTGACCCTGGTGCAGCGCATGAAGGCAGCCGGCTTCGTGCTGATCGATTGCCAGATGCCGACCCAGCATCTGCACAGCTTTGGCGCCCGAGCCATTTCCCGCGGCGAGTTCGCCAGCTACCTGCGCCGTCATCTCGACGAAACACCTTCGCAGGACTGGACTTCGCAAGCGGACCTGCTCAGCCTGTCTTAA
- the trxB gene encoding thioredoxin-disulfide reductase yields MSEVKHSRLIILGSGPAGYTAAVYAARANLKPVVITGIQPGGQLTTTTEVDNWPGDVEGLTGPALMQRMEQHAKRFDTEIVYDHIHTAELQQKPFTLKGDSGTYSCDALIIATGASAQYLGMSSEEAFMGKGVSACATCDGFFYRNQVVCVVGGGNTAVEEALYLSNIAKEVHLIHRRDKLRSEKILQDKLFEKARNGNVRLHWNTTLDEVLGDNMGVVGVRLKDANSGETRQLDLAGVFIAIGHKPNTDLFKGQLEMHDGYLKIKGGAEGNATLTSIDGVFAAGDVADHVYRQAITSAGAGCMAALDAEKFLDDN; encoded by the coding sequence ATGAGTGAAGTCAAGCATTCGCGCCTGATCATCCTGGGCTCCGGCCCCGCGGGTTATACCGCGGCCGTGTATGCCGCGCGCGCCAACCTCAAGCCTGTTGTCATCACCGGCATCCAGCCCGGCGGCCAGCTCACCACCACCACCGAAGTCGACAACTGGCCCGGCGACGTCGAAGGCCTGACCGGCCCCGCACTGATGCAGCGTATGGAGCAGCATGCCAAGCGTTTCGACACCGAGATCGTCTACGACCACATCCACACCGCCGAGTTGCAGCAGAAGCCCTTCACCCTCAAGGGCGACAGCGGGACCTACAGCTGCGACGCACTGATCATCGCCACTGGCGCCTCAGCCCAGTACCTGGGCATGTCCTCGGAAGAGGCCTTCATGGGCAAGGGCGTATCCGCCTGCGCCACCTGCGACGGCTTCTTCTATCGCAACCAGGTCGTCTGCGTGGTCGGTGGCGGCAACACCGCCGTGGAAGAAGCGCTGTACCTGTCCAACATCGCCAAGGAAGTCCACCTGATCCACCGCCGCGACAAGCTGCGCTCGGAGAAGATCCTGCAGGACAAGCTGTTCGAAAAAGCCAGGAACGGCAACGTGCGCCTGCACTGGAACACCACCCTGGACGAAGTCCTGGGCGACAACATGGGCGTCGTGGGCGTACGCCTGAAGGACGCCAACAGCGGCGAAACCCGCCAGCTTGACCTCGCCGGCGTGTTCATCGCCATCGGCCACAAACCCAACACCGACCTGTTCAAGGGCCAGTTGGAGATGCATGACGGCTACCTGAAGATCAAGGGCGGCGCCGAAGGCAACGCGACCCTGACCAGCATCGACGGCGTGTTCGCCGCTGGCGACGTGGCCGACCACGTCTATCGCCAGGCGATCACTTCTGCCGGCGCCGGCTGCATGGCCGCGCTGGACGCCGAAAAGTTCCTCGACGACAACTGA